The Rhizobium favelukesii DNA segment CGACAAATTGAGTGTTGGCAGTTTGATGTCTTTCCACATGGTACGCTTTGATTTCTGTCAAATGCCCGAAAGTAGGGGATCTGCGGTCCAGAATCTGCGTCGCCTGCCACAAAGCCACCTGAACGCCTGCCGCTCTCGCGTGCACCGGTCCGATGTGGCCACTGGCGCGCTCGCACCTCTTCAGCCTGTCCACGGCAAGCGTGCTGCCGCTGGCTCCTATCCTCAAAGGCTCAAAAGGCCAATCAACGCGCGGATGAGCGTGCATTTTAGGCCGCGTTCACCTCGCCTGTATCGATCTTCTCACCAAACTGAAGAGCCGCCAGCCGAGCGTAGGTTCCGCCTTTGCTCAATAGAGAGGAATGCGTTCCCTCCTCGACCACTCTTCCTTCGTCCACCACCAATATGCGATCCGCCTTCAAAACAGTCGCAAGACGATGCGCGATAACGAGTGTCGTTTTGCCACGCATCAGGCTCTCAAGAGCGTCCTTTACTGCTGCCTCGTTCTCGGCGTCCAGGGCCGAGGTTGCCTTGTGAAGCAGTAGTATCGTGGCATCTCGCAGGATCGCCCTTGCAATCGCAATTCTCTGCCTTTGGCCACCTGAAAGGGTCATGCCTCTCTCACCACGACCGTATCGTATTTTTTTCGAGTTTGGAAATAAAGTCATGGGCTTGCGCTTTCACGGCCGCAGCAATCACTGCCTCGCGTGTCGCGTCAGGCCGGCCGAACGCGATATTGTCGAAAATCGACGCTGCAAAGATTGTCACATCCTGAGCTCGACTTTGTACAAAATCGGTGGTGATTTCGGGGGCATCTGAGCAGCCCTGGGTGAATCAATTCGCCGCAGGGTCCCGGCCTTGCGCCATTCGTTTGATCGGATTCGAACGAATGGATGAGCGAACAACATGATTGTAGCCGTGAGCCGGGAGACGCGGTCCCCCACATCCTTCGCAAATGGCTGTCGCCGTTTCGTTTCTGGTTTACCGCGCCAAGCTGGGAGCATCTGCTGGTCCTGGTGATGGGTGCGCTCCTTTCGCCTGGCAAGCGAACGGTGACGGCCTGCCTGCGCATCACCGGACGCGCGGAGGTAAGTAATTTTGCCGCCTATCATCAACTCCTCAACCGAGCCCGCTGGAACCCTCGCACGTTGGCGGCCCGTCTGCTGTCCATCATTGTTGCCCGGCTCGTGCCCGAGGGCCCTGTCGTGATTGGCATGGATGATACAATCGAACGGCGTTGGGGCCAACGCATCGCCGCGCGTGGAATTTATCGTGACCCGGTGCGCTCCAGCCATGGCCACTTTGTCAAAGCCAGCGGCTTGAGATGGTTGAGCTTCATGGTTCTTTCACCTGTCCCATGGGCAAAATGTATTAAAGCCCTGCCGGTGCTGACGATCCTGTGTCCCTCTGAGCGCCATGATCAGAAGAAGGGCCGAAAGCACAAGCTGCTGACTGATTGGGCAAGGCAAGGCGTCTTGCAGCTTTGCCGCTGGCTGCCGGGCCGCGAAATCATCTTTGTCGGCGATAGCAGCTTTGCCGTTCATACACTGGCTGCGGCTCTTCCCGACACGGCCACTCTCATCACGCGGTTGCGTCTGGATGCCAGTCTCTTTGCTCCACCAGATCAACGGCACGAACATACGCTCGGGCGACCGGCGCAAAAAGGCAGGCCATTGCCGAAACTGAAAACGCTCCTCAAAGACGCAAAGACCGAGTGGCAGCGCATCGTCGCATCGTCCTGGTACGGCAAGCAAACCGACAAAACCCTTGATGTCACATCAGGAACCGGCCTCTGGTATCGGCGTGGAACGCCCCCAAGACCAATTCGCTGGGTTCTCGTTCGCGATCCATCAGGCCGTCGTGAACCCCAGGC contains these protein-coding regions:
- a CDS encoding IS701 family transposase, yielding MSEQHDCSREPGDAVPHILRKWLSPFRFWFTAPSWEHLLVLVMGALLSPGKRTVTACLRITGRAEVSNFAAYHQLLNRARWNPRTLAARLLSIIVARLVPEGPVVIGMDDTIERRWGQRIAARGIYRDPVRSSHGHFVKASGLRWLSFMVLSPVPWAKCIKALPVLTILCPSERHDQKKGRKHKLLTDWARQGVLQLCRWLPGREIIFVGDSSFAVHTLAAALPDTATLITRLRLDASLFAPPDQRHEHTLGRPAQKGRPLPKLKTLLKDAKTEWQRIVASSWYGKQTDKTLDVTSGTGLWYRRGTPPRPIRWVLVRDPSGRREPQAFMSTNVNLEPAQIIAYFVRRWQIEVTFAETRAHLGVETQRQWNDKAIMRTTPSLLALYSLVTLWACDLLGHGVLPYAAAWYKKTEFTFSDAIGAVRMILWDQDIYRQHPPDPDIPETQPSRLKRMTQALCFAA